A single Rhopalosiphum padi isolate XX-2018 chromosome 4, ASM2088224v1, whole genome shotgun sequence DNA region contains:
- the LOC132929316 gene encoding ras GTPase-activating protein-binding protein 1, producing the protein MVADSCPNPQSVGREFVRQYYTMLNQSPHYMHRFYSSDSYFVHGGLEPYSRDMTPSIGQKEIHKRVQELNFRDCHAKILQVDSQNTLGNGVVVHVTGELSNCGQPMRRFAQTFVLAAQSPKKYYVHNDIFRYQDVMLNEDDVNDEADSGQSDGEENGEVEQAPVTQQPQHQVNYYNATTQGQNINGVAMNVIPASVPVQQLLPEQIPVQVQQHIPTVTAPVQNSAPAVLPPSNNVSRTQPTYNQNQVLAEQPKVQHQEEPTNHNVDIKENQEPIKKEIPITEAVSPGDQPKPLYAQLFKSGARSTEVHTEAPQPVSAPTQNYSSPSLPKATSPVRNNDYSSNAFPNNQYEQRGNVNRNMRNNYNGRGGVGGRNLNDRPSRNSFNNRENGYNSGPGNDLRVNRGNQSGSYNGMFQSDEQQLFIGKIPPEVQESDLRNLFEKFGNLLDVRIMKGGSKTGDPSMNGNFGFVIFESIDTAHKVLKSRPIMLPGENGIKLNVEEKKNKSRSSMVNSDGGSGGGGGLGRGGMRTGNNRGGFNRNQNDGPRNNNFRRQN; encoded by the exons ATGGTTGCTGATAGTTGTCCGAACCCACAGAGTGTGGGACGTGAATTTGTTcgtcaatattatactatgttgaATCAATCGCCTCATTACATgcatag ATTCTATAGTAGTGATTCATATTTTGTACATGGAGGTTTGGAACCATATAGCAGGGACATGACTCCCAGTATTGGTCAAAAAGAAATTCATAAACGTGTACAAGAACTGAATTTTCGGGACTGTCATGCTAAGATCTTACAAGTTGATTCACAGAACACTCTTGGAAATGGTGTGGTAGTTCATGTCACTGGTGAATTATCTAACTGTGGGCAACCAATGCGTCGTTTTGCACAAACATTTGTATTGGCAGCTCAGTCCCCTAAGAAGTACTATGTTCATAATGACATTTTTCGTTAtcag GATGTGATGTTGAATGAAGACGATGTAAATGATGAAGCAGATTCTGGACAATCTGATGGTGAAGAAAATGGAGAAGTTGAACAAGCTCCTGTTACTCAACAACCTCAGCATCAAGTAAATTACTATAATGCTACAACTCAAGGACAGAATATTAATGGGGTTGCTATGAATGTGATACCTGCTTCGGTCCCAGTACAGCAGTTACTGCCTGAGCAAATTCCTGTTCAGGTTCAACAACATATT cCGACTGTTACTGCTCCGGTACAAAATTCGGCTCCTGCTGTACTGCCCCCCAGTAATAATGTATCCAGAACCCAACCTACTTACAACCAAAACCAAGTATTGGCAGAACAACCTAAAGTTCAACATCAAGAAGAACCTACTAATCATAATGTGGATATAAAAGAAAATCAAGAACCTATTAAGAAGGAAATACCGATTACtgaag CTGTTTCACCTGGAGATCAACCAAAACCGTTATATGCACAGCTCTTTAAATCTGGTGCACGATCAACAGAGGTTCATACTGAAGCCCCTCAACCAGTTTCTGCACCGACACAAAATTACTCATCCCCTTCTTTACCTAAAGCGACTTCACCa gTTCGAAATAATGATTATTCAAGCAATGCCTTTCCTAATAATCAGTATGAGCAAAGAGGCAATGTTAATAGAAATATGAGGAACAACTATAATGGTAGAGGTGGAGTTGGTGGAAGAAATTTAAATGATAGGCCAAGCAGAAATTCATTTAACAATCGTGAAAAtg gatATAACAGTGGTCCTGGCAACGACCTTAGGGTTAACAGAGGTAACCAATCTGGGTCGTACAATGGTATGTTCCAGTCTGATGAACAACAATTGTTTATTGGAAAAATCCCTCCAGAAGTTCAAGAAAGTGACTTACGG aacttatttgaaaaatttggtaatttattgGATGTACGAATAATGAAAGGAGGCAGCAAAACTGGTGATCCATCTATGAATGGCAATTTTGGTTTTGTCATTTTTGAAAGTATAGATACGGCACATAAAGTACTAAAGAGTCga ccTATTATGCTTCCGGGTGAAAATGGCATCAAGTTGAATGttgaagaaaagaaaaataagtCTAGAAGTTCAATGGTGAATTCCGATGGTGGCAGTGGTGGTGGAGGTGGTTTAGGTCGTGGTGGTATGCGTACGGGCAACAATCGTGGAGGTTTCAACAGAAACCAGAACGATGGACCTAGAAACAACAACTTTAGGcgtcaaaattaa